In Vanessa atalanta chromosome 17, ilVanAtal1.2, whole genome shotgun sequence, one DNA window encodes the following:
- the LOC125070236 gene encoding ankyrin repeat and LEM domain-containing protein 1-like — MGTTYRELFKLYDLIQSGDSGSVERFLNDNSVDLNLILPCKGIGVLHLAVGIEHLDKSRECTEIILKHGGDPNLSNDDGVTPVHIAAIWGKVDNLKLLLGCGGDPSRCDLDGISAFDYAVREQQWEVYDYLHNVVDLSDDSIGSQCAYTLDLERIRVTTDQMVAEYEPVDENKLNNATVSRKSEMIRDWCDQNSLVINKLYPTILGETFLLENESEPWRNPNFRQTFDDTNNNLDETSNTFKTCLSKRSVEISGIRAIEQTIDKTRLSCHCTNDVIRRGSVYENFSLPGSPNSIIHKNYNNKTSLKKCKNHSNNSTTNDLIKLSHTQSQSTDESQVNLDRVLAVAQNKTNEWLSSCSDVCGEDVKLGTNTRRSSASSGVSSNFSGSIVLANVQEEYKYEDKEEDVVLIERRLLITSVVLPVEETAETPDQTTLSVASSLPSSMEYDNNTLRAELVRLGFNPGPIQENTKMLYLKKLQALKKNPIVVQRDNKTYSVELEKSLRSDDWIQNLSPYIELENIARSDFSKLDKKWREGNAKTSFTYLLLDPRVTANLPAKAGRQNPYSSWNTFINSIFYVGKGKRSRPYSHLYQALILWKKNFKQSGDKKVQHILDIWSDKVGVICLHVFQNVIPAEAYTYEAAMIDVIGLPNLKNLKTGNYYGVASSWPHRERRMLGLYLLYKAMLIFLCEGERQLRPDDI; from the exons ATGGGTACCACGTATAGAGAGTTGTTTAAACTATACGACTTAATTCAAAGTGGAGATTCAGG ATCAGTGGAacgttttttaaatgataattctgtagatttaaatttgattttgccATGTAAAGGCATTGGAGTGTTACATTTAGCTGTTGGTATAGAACACCTAGATAAGTCCAGAGAATGcacagaaattattttaaagcatgGTGGAGATCCAAACTTgag caaTGATGATGGCGTAACACCTGTTCACATTGCTGCAATATGGGGTAAAGTTGACAATTTAAAGCTGCTTTTGGGTTGTGGAGGTGACCCATCCAGGTGTGATTTGGATGGTATCTCAGCGTTCGACTATGCTGTGAGAGAACAGCAATGGGAAGTCTATGACTATCTCCACAATGTTGTAGACCTAAGCGATGACTCCATTGGATCCCAATGTGCATATACTCTCGATTTAg AGCGAATACGAGTGACTACAGACCAAATGGTTGCTGAATATGAACCAGTTGACGAAAACAAATTGAACAACGCAACAGTTAGCAGAAAATCCGAGATGATACGAGATTGGTGTGACCAGAATAGTTTAGTTATTAACAAACTCTACCCGACAATACTTGGGGAGACATTTCTTCTCGAAAACGAATCAGAGCCTTGGCGAAACCCAAATTTCAGACAAACCTTCGACgatacaaataacaatttagaCGAGACTTCAAACACTTTTAAGACTTGTTTATCGAAAAGGAGTGTAGAAATAAGTGGTATACGAGCGATAGAACAAACAATTGATAAAACCAGATTATCATGCCATTGTACAAATGATGTCATACGACGTGGAAGTGTGTACGAGAATTTCTCTCTACCGGGCTCACCAAATAGCATTATCCACAAGAATTACAATAACAAGACGAGTTTAAAGAAATGCAAGAATCACTCAAATAATTCGACCACTAATGACTTAATTAAGCTATCTCACACACAAAGTCAATCGACTGACGAATCGCAGGTTAATTTAGATAGGGTTTTGGCCGTGGCacagaataaaacaaatgaatggcTGTCTTCGTGTAGTGATGTCTGCGGTGAGGATGTTAAATTAGGCACAAATACCAGGAGATCATCAGCGAGCAGCGGTGTTAGTAGCAACTTCTCTGGGAGTATAGTATTAGCTAATGTGCAAGAGGAATATAAATACGAAGATAAGGAAGAAGACGTAGTACTTATTGAAAGGCGGTTACTGATTACATCTGTTGT acttCCTGTTGAAGAAACAGCCGAAACACCAGATCAGACAACTCTATCCGTGGCCTCGTCTCTTCCTTCCTCAATGGAGTATGATAACAACACACTGAGGGCTGAACTTGTCCGTTTAGGTTTTAACCCAGGCCCAATACAAGAAAACACTAAGATGTTGTACTTGAAAAAACTTCAAGCTTTAAAAAAGAACCCTATTGTTGTCCAACGtgataataaaa CATATAGCGTGGAACTGGAAAAATCACTCCGAAGTGACGACTGGATACAAAATCTATCCCCATACATCGAACTTGAAAACATAGCGAGATCGGATTTCTCGAAACTAGACAAAAAATGGCGGGAAGGCAACGCGAAAACATCATTTACATACCTACTCCTTGACCCGAGAGTGACAGCCAACCTGCCTGCCAAAGCTGGGAGACAAAACCCTTACTCGTCCTGGAATACTTTCATAAATTCAATCTTTTATGTTGGAAAAG gTAAACGCTCAAGACCGTATTCTCACTTATATCAGGCGCTCATTCTTTGGAAGAAAAATTTCAAACAGTCGGGTGATAAAAAAGTTCAACATATCCTCGACATATGGTCCGACAAAGTGGGGGTTATATGTCTACACGTATTCCAAAACGTTATTCCCGCCGAAGCGTACACGTACGAAGCCGCCATGATTGATGTCATTGGActtccaaatttgaaaaatttaaaaactggcAACTATTATGGCGTCGCGTCTTCATGGCCGCACAGGGAACGCCGCATGCTAGGCTTATATCTCTTATATAAAGCCATGCTTATATTTCTTTGCGAAGGCGAAAGGCAACTGAGACCTGACGATATATAg